A genomic window from Leptospira andrefontaineae includes:
- a CDS encoding sensor histidine kinase encodes MILQRLKRSIYPPLSADPEKDVSIKLLYGLMYVTFTVAVLYRIIHPLISEKPKNVYYSFYIIPTAVIICHLLAKSGRVKLGANIMIFLQWLALCIVSMREGGVYATSFSQFMIIIVLASLVLGQGGALFYALLSFCTGLLSIYLKSRGMIPAPNFPTGEWSAFIGNSVGFFMSWILMKFGLSGLSKIREELSRAQIHAKLGGVTLNLETKEVTLTKEYRIMLGDKTAKGSITMLMDQFIAKYVEGDDKERIVSALIEGAKHFNDPSYSTEFIFRAKGDDGKTRYILAKGKYKDSIMGYGTGQDITEKHIAGEEIKASQELFSKVFKLSPYATSISNYEDGRYVDINDGFTELLGFTREEAIGRTSVELGIWLTSEEREYFKEKIKKDGFLYNEEVTFRAKDGSYIQVEFSTRFTVIDGEKRMINMVKDVSSKKEAAELRVLNNEISSQNELIAKQKAELESTLEYLQKTQNQLILSEKMASLGQLVAGIAHEINNPIGVIRAANESVKNHFDRVLDRMQEAASVLENLGNEAKIEFQTLLKKGRAYQEIIPPKEVRAKTKILEARLKEFGISEARNIAEGLVEAGLEAALEDFPKLFIGEKIQQVIQYALDEIQASRSSKLVDMSVDRTSKIVYALKNFSHFSNGGPKAPVDIRESIDTVLTIYQNQLKSGIEIIKEYDAGIPVVPGYSDDLLHVWTNLIYNAAQAMGFKGILKINVGSGGGKDHICVRISDNGPGIPETIQERIFEPFFTTKAPGEGSGLGLDIVKRIVENHGGSIGFETSPKGTAFLVTLPQ; translated from the coding sequence ATGATTCTGCAACGTCTTAAAAGATCAATTTATCCTCCATTATCCGCCGACCCTGAAAAAGACGTTTCAATCAAACTTCTTTATGGTCTGATGTATGTCACCTTCACTGTTGCGGTCTTATATAGGATCATTCATCCTCTCATTTCTGAAAAACCTAAGAACGTATATTATTCTTTCTATATTATTCCAACTGCAGTGATCATTTGCCATCTTCTCGCTAAATCGGGAAGGGTTAAACTGGGCGCAAATATCATGATCTTCCTGCAATGGTTGGCACTTTGTATCGTGTCTATGAGAGAAGGTGGAGTTTACGCCACATCGTTTTCCCAGTTTATGATCATTATAGTGCTAGCTTCTTTAGTCTTAGGACAAGGTGGAGCATTATTCTATGCACTTCTTTCCTTCTGCACAGGACTCTTAAGTATTTATTTAAAATCTAGAGGGATGATACCGGCTCCAAATTTTCCTACAGGAGAATGGTCTGCATTTATAGGAAATTCAGTAGGCTTTTTTATGTCCTGGATCCTGATGAAATTCGGTCTATCAGGATTATCTAAAATACGAGAAGAATTATCTAGAGCACAGATCCACGCCAAGTTAGGTGGGGTTACTTTGAATTTAGAGACTAAGGAAGTAACCTTAACTAAAGAATATCGTATCATGCTTGGAGATAAAACCGCTAAAGGATCCATAACAATGCTAATGGATCAGTTTATAGCAAAATACGTAGAAGGAGATGATAAGGAAAGGATAGTATCTGCCCTTATAGAAGGAGCAAAACATTTTAATGATCCTTCTTACTCTACCGAATTTATTTTTAGAGCCAAGGGGGATGATGGGAAAACCAGATATATTTTGGCCAAAGGTAAATATAAGGATTCCATAATGGGTTATGGAACCGGCCAAGATATTACCGAAAAACATATCGCGGGTGAAGAGATCAAGGCCAGCCAGGAATTATTTTCCAAAGTATTCAAATTAAGTCCGTATGCTACTTCTATTTCTAATTATGAAGATGGAAGATATGTTGATATCAATGATGGTTTTACAGAATTACTCGGTTTTACGAGAGAAGAAGCGATCGGACGTACTAGTGTGGAGCTTGGAATTTGGTTAACTTCTGAAGAAAGGGAGTATTTCAAAGAAAAGATCAAGAAAGACGGATTTTTATACAATGAAGAAGTAACATTTAGAGCCAAAGATGGAAGTTATATCCAAGTAGAATTTTCAACACGATTCACTGTGATCGATGGAGAAAAACGAATGATCAATATGGTAAAAGATGTTTCTTCTAAAAAAGAAGCGGCAGAATTGAGAGTCTTGAATAACGAGATCTCTTCTCAGAATGAATTGATCGCAAAACAAAAAGCAGAATTAGAATCCACACTTGAGTATCTTCAAAAAACCCAAAATCAATTGATACTTTCCGAAAAGATGGCCTCACTCGGACAGTTGGTTGCCGGGATCGCACATGAGATCAATAATCCGATCGGAGTGATCCGAGCTGCCAATGAATCTGTAAAAAACCATTTTGATCGTGTATTAGATAGAATGCAAGAAGCGGCTTCCGTCTTAGAAAATCTGGGTAACGAAGCGAAGATTGAATTCCAAACCTTATTAAAGAAGGGAAGAGCTTACCAAGAAATCATTCCTCCTAAAGAAGTAAGGGCTAAAACTAAAATTTTAGAAGCCAGATTGAAGGAATTTGGAATTTCAGAAGCTAGAAATATAGCGGAAGGTTTGGTAGAAGCGGGATTAGAAGCTGCATTAGAAGATTTCCCGAAATTATTCATCGGAGAAAAGATCCAACAAGTCATTCAATATGCATTGGATGAGATCCAAGCAAGTAGAAGTTCTAAATTGGTTGATATGTCCGTAGACAGGACTTCTAAGATCGTATACGCGTTAAAGAACTTCTCCCATTTCAGTAATGGAGGGCCAAAAGCTCCCGTAGATATTAGAGAAAGTATAGATACAGTTCTTACTATCTACCAAAACCAATTAAAGTCCGGAATAGAGATCATCAAAGAATACGATGCTGGAATTCCGGTCGTTCCAGGATATTCGGATGATTTGTTACATGTATGGACCAATCTCATCTATAATGCAGCGCAAGCGATGGGTTTCAAAGGGATACTAAAAATAAATGTAGGTTCTGGAGGAGGAAAAGATCATATTTGTGTTCGGATTTCGGATAACGGACCTGGCATACCGGAAACAATCCAAGAGAGAATTTTCGAACCATTCTTCACGACCAAAGCTCCTGGAGAAGGTTCCGGACTTGGATTAGATATAGTAAAACGTATCGTGGAAAACCACGGAGGATCTATCGGATTCGAAACTTCCCCCAAAGGTACTGCGTTCTTAGTGACTTTGCCTCAGTGA
- a CDS encoding fatty acid desaturase CarF family protein yields MNFLKILFPSPFKIHRLVEVLSIFLFLVFSGLCLYEFGILSRSAFQDSPWIFLSGLAALLFLAYITADFLSGFVHFLGDSFGNEFTPYIGPAFIFPFRDHHVDPKGITRHDFVETNGNNCLVSLPILLYCFFAPLESGIFPWARTFWILVLIGIFFTNQIHKWAHQDKPNKLIQYMQKKRWILSPEHHKIHHTAPYDTYFCITTGWWNPLLHKIRFFPIVKKSVDSFLSFLRIS; encoded by the coding sequence ATGAACTTCCTGAAAATTTTATTCCCTTCTCCTTTTAAGATCCACAGGCTCGTGGAAGTTCTAAGTATCTTCTTATTCTTAGTTTTTTCCGGACTATGTCTGTATGAGTTCGGAATATTATCTAGGTCAGCTTTCCAGGATTCTCCCTGGATTTTCTTATCCGGACTTGCAGCTCTCTTATTCTTAGCTTATATTACTGCCGACTTTCTTTCCGGCTTTGTTCATTTTTTAGGGGATAGTTTCGGAAACGAATTCACTCCTTATATAGGACCCGCTTTTATTTTTCCCTTTAGAGATCATCATGTGGATCCAAAAGGTATCACCCGACATGATTTCGTGGAGACTAACGGGAATAATTGTCTAGTGTCCCTTCCCATTCTTCTCTATTGTTTTTTCGCTCCGTTGGAGAGTGGGATTTTTCCTTGGGCCAGAACATTTTGGATACTTGTTCTGATCGGGATCTTCTTCACTAATCAGATCCATAAATGGGCCCACCAGGACAAGCCGAACAAACTCATTCAATATATGCAGAAAAAGCGTTGGATACTTTCTCCAGAGCATCATAAAATACATCATACGGCTCCGTACGATACATATTTTTGTATCACTACAGGTTGGTGGAATCCGCTACTTCATAAGATCCGATTCTTTCCAATTGTGAAGAAGTCAGTGGACTCCTTTCTAAGTTTTCTGCGTATCAGTTAG
- a CDS encoding alpha/beta fold hydrolase codes for MLRFLFAFFVCVPLIVSCSANIALKGEILHPKTSDGWDITLEHFPPLQGTANKKYPVILCHGFIANRIYLKINEKSSIVAHLQKEGYDVWLLELRGKQEAGSPSLFWGDKTFDYSIDDYIKQDADAAIQYVLKATGKEKVNWIGHSMGGMLQYARLGSLGENRVANFVAIGSPAIMDPPSDALKLWSSFTWALNLWPAVPTETWSGVRGGTGLPIFPKRSFEEVFWHAPNIEPKIVSGVFTDSIATVSKREARQMDKIVETGQFRSEDGKLIYTQGFGNIKIPVLLVAGRRDKLGFTYSLRYVYDQLGSTDKTLFVLSKGKGFSEDYGHTDLVVGKKADDEVFPTIIHWLNKRN; via the coding sequence ATGCTTCGTTTTCTTTTCGCATTCTTCGTATGCGTTCCGCTAATCGTTTCTTGTTCGGCGAATATCGCGCTAAAGGGAGAGATCCTTCATCCTAAAACCTCTGATGGTTGGGACATCACTCTCGAACATTTCCCTCCTCTGCAAGGAACCGCTAATAAAAAATATCCTGTGATACTTTGTCACGGATTCATAGCGAATCGGATCTATCTTAAGATCAATGAAAAGTCATCCATAGTAGCACATCTTCAAAAAGAAGGTTACGATGTTTGGCTTTTAGAGTTAAGAGGAAAACAAGAAGCAGGATCTCCTTCCTTATTCTGGGGAGATAAAACTTTTGATTATTCCATCGATGATTACATAAAACAAGATGCGGATGCAGCTATCCAATATGTCCTCAAAGCTACTGGCAAAGAAAAGGTAAACTGGATCGGTCATAGTATGGGAGGAATGCTCCAATACGCAAGACTTGGAAGTTTAGGAGAGAACAGAGTGGCGAACTTCGTAGCGATCGGTTCTCCTGCAATCATGGATCCTCCATCGGATGCTTTAAAATTATGGTCCAGCTTTACATGGGCATTAAATTTATGGCCTGCAGTTCCTACAGAAACTTGGTCCGGAGTCAGAGGTGGAACAGGACTCCCAATCTTTCCTAAAAGAAGTTTCGAAGAAGTATTCTGGCATGCACCGAATATAGAACCTAAAATTGTGTCCGGGGTCTTTACTGACTCCATCGCAACAGTTTCCAAGAGAGAGGCAAGGCAGATGGATAAGATCGTAGAGACAGGACAATTCCGTTCGGAAGATGGTAAACTTATCTATACACAAGGTTTCGGAAATATTAAGATCCCTGTTCTATTAGTCGCGGGCAGAAGGGACAAATTAGGATTCACATATTCTCTCAGATATGTTTATGACCAGTTAGGTTCCACTGATAAAACCTTATTCGTACTTTCTAAAGGAAAAGGTTTTTCAGAAGACTATGGCCATACTGACCTAGTTGTAGGGAAGAAGGCGGATGATGAAGTGTTTCCAACAATCATCCATTGGCTAAACAAAAGAAATTAA
- a CDS encoding alpha/beta hydrolase, with product MKFKNKIIFFLFSIFLFFSCTRYAVITEEAFKNQTANIASNVYLTNFLKHSSDYPPILLLDPILINKKSLYLGDYNGLIGVLSGNGFSVFLLHFEVYPGLDLKEVGEKLIPQAVSQVQGLSNRKDYILGGVSVGGQAILHYIRSKKDPAISKVFFLGTGMDYKYNDSFIDDMKKEKRFGTDLSNSCKNKDSFCSRFISLDEDNPTTLYLYQTLWNYLPSLEENPKVWADFELMDFPTLFVAGKLDNIATSESIHPVYRRKRGFTQFFEAGRDNGGKIDYDHLSLFAHESAPSDIYQKIADWLAKKKGE from the coding sequence ATGAAATTCAAAAATAAAATCATATTCTTCTTATTTTCCATTTTTCTGTTTTTCTCCTGCACTAGATATGCGGTAATCACGGAAGAAGCTTTCAAAAATCAAACTGCAAATATAGCATCTAACGTTTATCTTACTAACTTTTTAAAACATAGTTCCGACTATCCGCCTATTCTGCTTCTGGACCCAATTCTTATTAATAAAAAGTCTTTGTATCTGGGAGATTATAACGGACTGATCGGAGTATTAAGCGGAAATGGATTCTCTGTTTTCCTTTTACATTTTGAAGTTTATCCTGGACTAGATCTGAAAGAAGTGGGAGAAAAGCTGATCCCTCAAGCTGTATCTCAGGTCCAAGGTTTAAGCAATCGTAAAGATTATATTTTAGGTGGGGTCTCAGTAGGAGGCCAGGCGATCCTTCATTATATCCGATCCAAAAAAGATCCTGCAATTTCTAAGGTTTTCTTTCTGGGAACCGGAATGGATTATAAGTACAACGACAGTTTCATAGATGATATGAAAAAAGAGAAACGATTCGGAACAGACCTATCCAATTCTTGCAAGAATAAGGATAGTTTCTGTTCCAGATTTATTTCTTTAGACGAAGATAACCCAACTACATTATATCTTTACCAAACATTATGGAATTATCTTCCTTCATTGGAAGAAAATCCGAAAGTTTGGGCAGACTTCGAGTTAATGGATTTTCCGACTCTATTTGTTGCAGGTAAGTTAGACAATATCGCAACTTCTGAATCTATTCACCCGGTTTATCGCAGAAAAAGAGGATTCACTCAATTCTTCGAAGCAGGACGAGACAATGGTGGAAAAATAGATTACGATCATCTTTCTTTATTCGCACACGAGTCCGCTCCTTCGGATATTTATCAGAAGATAGCAGATTGGTTAGCTAAGAAGAAGGGAGAGTAA
- a CDS encoding M48 family metallopeptidase, whose translation MKDKLYDGKTAIPFEGDLVPEKDRIVFLSEQKSFSFQYSDILNLDPVGREFRLEIRNPENPTYSFVVVFYSKESYSSVLEGRKSQNKFPILDLWQNTHFALKLGALALTAFLAFSVYNLGLSYAYFFVPTSYDKKQSEVMSGWVRDYFSECSSPALKSTMKKIGKKLKDTDDPFDYDIIVIDDEVFNAFAMPGGTIVVFTELLKKTETPEELAGVLAHEMAHIHKRHGVRRQIRSAGNVVLLSLGIGSGFEGVDMLENMDSLYEVLSVTIYDQKFSREYESEADEVALEKLKKSNLTGEGFLTFFKRIQEEYEVPKEGEGEEAANESAVKIPDFLSSHPATEDRIEYVKNIISHPTYPKGKLGISSKEWNRIRKLCSPVKPKKEFENPLGL comes from the coding sequence ATGAAAGATAAACTATACGATGGAAAAACCGCTATTCCTTTTGAAGGGGATCTTGTTCCGGAGAAAGACAGAATAGTCTTTCTTTCGGAGCAGAAGTCCTTTAGTTTTCAATATTCTGATATTCTAAATTTAGATCCAGTAGGTCGAGAATTCAGATTAGAGATCCGGAATCCGGAAAATCCTACGTATAGTTTTGTCGTGGTATTCTACTCAAAGGAAAGTTATAGTTCTGTCCTTGAGGGCCGAAAGTCCCAAAATAAATTCCCAATTTTAGATTTATGGCAGAATACTCATTTTGCTCTTAAACTTGGGGCCTTGGCATTGACTGCATTCCTAGCTTTTTCAGTTTATAATCTAGGACTTTCTTATGCTTATTTTTTCGTCCCGACCAGTTACGATAAAAAACAATCCGAAGTAATGTCGGGATGGGTTCGTGATTATTTTTCTGAATGTTCTTCTCCTGCTTTAAAGTCTACAATGAAGAAGATCGGTAAAAAACTGAAGGATACTGATGATCCATTTGATTACGATATTATCGTGATCGATGACGAGGTGTTTAATGCGTTCGCAATGCCTGGTGGAACGATAGTAGTCTTTACAGAGTTATTGAAGAAAACCGAAACTCCGGAGGAGCTTGCAGGAGTATTGGCACATGAGATGGCCCATATTCATAAAAGGCATGGGGTTCGCAGGCAGATCCGTTCCGCAGGGAATGTTGTATTATTATCTTTAGGTATTGGTTCCGGATTCGAAGGGGTGGACATGTTGGAAAACATGGACTCTCTTTACGAGGTCTTAAGTGTTACGATCTACGACCAAAAATTTTCCAGAGAATACGAATCAGAAGCTGATGAGGTTGCTTTGGAAAAATTAAAAAAATCGAATCTAACTGGAGAAGGATTTCTAACTTTCTTTAAAAGGATCCAGGAAGAATACGAGGTTCCTAAAGAAGGAGAAGGTGAAGAAGCTGCCAATGAAAGTGCAGTCAAAATACCGGATTTTTTAAGTTCTCATCCTGCAACTGAAGATAGGATAGAATACGTAAAGAATATCATCTCTCACCCTACGTATCCTAAAGGAAAATTAGGAATTTCGAGCAAAGAATGGAATCGTATCCGTAAACTTTGCTCTCCAGTAAAACCTAAAAAAGAATTTGAGAATCCTTTGGGTTTATAG
- a CDS encoding YjgN family protein: MENSTTRAKFDGAGWDLLKLYLFNALATISTLGIYSFWARVRVERYLRQHTIFLGQRFDFHATGLERFLGFLKAAPIAIILFCAIKFPLQWWVFSAELEPLSNLIPIFLLLYILGPFIFVGRLRFHLSRTSYNNIRFHFAGRVLELVKIFLVGLPLTIITFGFYSPWFTIRLKRFQIENTYYGNAGFKFDGTGGSLFWIHLKGFLLLLPTLGFYASWWQANVYNYFWNQTTVNGIRFKSNLKGEDILVYTILSYLAILFSLGLAFPWIAVIWYKLFYEAISLEVEPDLSQIQPEYDKGASALAEGFESSLEALADIFD; the protein is encoded by the coding sequence ATGGAAAATTCAACGACTCGCGCCAAGTTTGACGGGGCCGGATGGGACCTTCTTAAATTATATCTTTTTAATGCTTTAGCTACAATCAGTACCTTAGGCATTTATTCTTTTTGGGCAAGAGTAAGAGTAGAAAGATATCTAAGACAACATACCATTTTTTTAGGACAAAGATTTGATTTCCACGCTACCGGTCTGGAAAGATTTTTAGGATTTTTAAAAGCGGCTCCGATCGCGATTATCTTATTCTGTGCGATTAAGTTCCCTTTACAGTGGTGGGTCTTTAGCGCAGAACTTGAACCTCTTTCCAACTTAATTCCGATCTTTCTTCTCTTATACATATTGGGACCTTTTATCTTCGTAGGAAGATTAAGATTCCATTTGAGTAGGACTTCCTATAATAATATCCGATTCCATTTTGCGGGAAGAGTTCTGGAACTTGTTAAAATTTTCTTAGTAGGACTCCCGCTTACGATCATCACTTTTGGATTTTATTCTCCTTGGTTCACGATCCGACTGAAAAGATTTCAGATAGAGAATACATATTACGGAAATGCAGGATTTAAATTTGATGGAACAGGAGGCTCTTTATTCTGGATCCATCTGAAAGGTTTCCTTCTACTTTTACCTACATTAGGTTTTTATGCTTCTTGGTGGCAGGCAAATGTTTATAACTATTTTTGGAATCAAACAACTGTAAACGGGATCAGATTCAAATCCAATTTGAAGGGAGAAGATATACTTGTTTATACAATTCTTTCCTATTTGGCTATCTTGTTCTCCCTTGGTTTAGCATTTCCTTGGATTGCAGTAATCTGGTACAAATTATTCTACGAAGCTATTTCGTTGGAAGTAGAACCGGATTTGAGCCAGATCCAGCCTGAATATGACAAAGGAGCTTCCGCATTGGCAGAAGGATTCGAAAGTTCTTTAGAAGCTCTGGCGGATATATTCGATTAA
- a CDS encoding uracil-DNA glycosylase, giving the protein MSETSKEQELEIIAREVAPCVRCKLSTTRTQTVFGEGNPNAEVMFIGEGPGKQEDLTGRPFVGKAGELLTRIIERGMGVPRDSVYIANVTKCRPTVDLKFEKDRPPEDDEVIACSPFLLRQISIIQPKVIITLGNPSTRFILRTKEGITKLRGHWGDFHGIPVMPTYHPSYVIRNGGENSPLKRDVWEDIKKVLDRLDWKRPG; this is encoded by the coding sequence ATGAGTGAAACTTCGAAAGAACAAGAGTTGGAGATCATCGCAAGAGAAGTGGCCCCTTGCGTTCGATGTAAATTAAGTACAACTCGGACCCAAACCGTTTTCGGAGAAGGAAATCCCAACGCAGAAGTTATGTTCATAGGAGAAGGTCCGGGCAAACAAGAGGACCTGACGGGCAGGCCATTCGTAGGAAAAGCAGGAGAATTATTAACTAGAATTATAGAAAGAGGGATGGGAGTTCCAAGAGATAGTGTTTATATCGCGAACGTAACTAAGTGTCGACCCACCGTAGATCTAAAATTCGAAAAAGACAGACCGCCGGAAGACGATGAAGTAATCGCATGTTCTCCTTTTTTGCTCAGACAAATTTCAATTATACAACCTAAGGTGATCATTACCCTAGGAAATCCTTCTACTAGATTTATTTTGAGAACAAAAGAAGGGATCACCAAACTCAGAGGGCATTGGGGAGACTTTCATGGGATACCGGTTATGCCTACTTATCACCCCAGCTACGTAATCCGTAACGGTGGAGAAAACAGCCCCTTAAAAAGAGATGTCTGGGAGGATATAAAAAAGGTCTTGGACCGACTGGATTGGAAACGTCCGGGATAG
- a CDS encoding cation diffusion facilitator family transporter produces MHGHHHHSHDDHHGHSHSHSGDPHASSLPENSRAFLFAFLLNFGFAGIEFVGGYFFDSLAILSDSLHDLGDSGFLALAWIFQKIAAKPRTQTFTFGFRRLSLSAALVNSFVLFLGSFGILFFAVSKLKEPGSPNGWGMLGLSVLGVIVNGAALFKLKNSSGLNAKTAFLHLLEDVLGWVAVFFGSIALIVFGWSWVDPVLSIVISLWVGIQSFRNLRKILLLHLQSSPEGIDTKELENRILKLKGVRSVHDLHLWSMDGDYHVLTLHVGVQETSIAGAQKLKEKIRNITKEFHIPHATVEVEPAGAECPYQEC; encoded by the coding sequence ATGCACGGGCATCATCATCACTCTCACGATGATCATCATGGACACTCTCATTCCCATTCCGGAGATCCACACGCATCTTCTCTGCCCGAGAATTCTCGCGCATTCTTATTCGCATTTCTATTAAACTTTGGATTTGCAGGGATAGAATTTGTAGGCGGATATTTTTTCGATAGCTTGGCTATTCTTTCCGATTCACTGCATGATTTAGGAGACAGTGGTTTCTTAGCTCTTGCTTGGATCTTCCAGAAGATAGCAGCAAAACCAAGAACCCAAACCTTCACATTCGGTTTCAGAAGACTTAGTCTTTCTGCTGCATTAGTAAATTCTTTTGTTCTATTTTTAGGATCTTTCGGGATCTTATTCTTTGCCGTTTCTAAATTAAAAGAACCAGGTTCTCCTAATGGTTGGGGAATGTTAGGACTTTCCGTATTAGGTGTGATCGTGAACGGAGCCGCATTATTCAAATTAAAAAATAGTTCCGGCCTAAATGCAAAGACTGCATTTCTTCATCTTCTGGAGGATGTGCTAGGATGGGTTGCGGTATTCTTCGGTAGTATTGCTTTGATCGTATTCGGTTGGTCTTGGGTTGATCCGGTCTTATCAATTGTTATCTCTCTTTGGGTCGGGATCCAATCCTTCCGTAATTTGAGAAAGATACTTCTATTACATCTTCAGTCTTCTCCGGAAGGAATCGATACGAAAGAATTAGAAAATCGTATCTTGAAATTGAAAGGAGTTCGTTCCGTTCATGATCTTCATCTTTGGTCTATGGATGGGGATTATCATGTTTTAACTCTTCATGTAGGCGTTCAGGAAACTTCTATCGCCGGGGCTCAAAAGTTAAAAGAGAAGATCCGCAATATCACCAAAGAATTTCATATCCCGCATGCAACTGTGGAAGTAGAACCCGCAGGCGCAGAATGCCCTTACCAAGAATGTTGA
- the queD gene encoding 6-carboxytetrahydropterin synthase QueD, translating to MEEIELTKEFRFDAAHFLPNVPEGHKCRRMHGHSFRFKLHLKGKVDEKTGWLMDFAEVSKVVKPLLENYLDHYLLNEIEGLENPTSENISIWLWKKLKPQLSLLYKITLNETCTSACVYNGPSEK from the coding sequence ATGGAAGAAATAGAACTTACCAAAGAATTTCGTTTCGATGCCGCTCACTTCTTACCGAACGTTCCGGAAGGTCATAAGTGTAGAAGAATGCATGGTCATAGCTTTCGATTCAAATTACATCTGAAAGGTAAGGTGGACGAAAAGACCGGTTGGTTGATGGACTTCGCAGAAGTCAGTAAAGTTGTTAAACCTTTACTCGAAAACTATCTAGATCATTACCTTCTAAACGAAATAGAAGGTCTAGAAAATCCGACTAGCGAGAATATTAGCATCTGGTTGTGGAAAAAACTTAAACCTCAACTTTCTCTTTTATACAAGATCACTTTAAACGAAACCTGTACTAGTGCATGCGTTTATAACGGACCTTCTGAGAAATAA
- the queC gene encoding 7-cyano-7-deazaguanine synthase QueC — translation MSSSSKSNGVRAKSHSKNPKAIVLFSGGLDSTTCLYQAIQDGYSPIALSFDYNQKHKQELKSAKKITKLLEVPHLIQKLNPEFFQGSSLTEKKIKVPKNSLGHSEIPNTYVPGRNILFLSFGVSLAEGIGAQRLYIGVNALDYSGYPDCRPEFIKAYSDAIRIGTKTGSEGHPLEICTPLQFLDKKEIVLLGSKLGVPFSMTHSCYDPVGGKPCGKCDSCLLRKKGFQEAGVPEK, via the coding sequence ATGAGTTCTTCTTCCAAGTCGAACGGTGTTCGAGCGAAATCTCATTCTAAAAATCCGAAAGCAATCGTTCTTTTCTCCGGTGGTTTAGATTCTACTACTTGTTTATACCAGGCCATCCAGGACGGTTATTCTCCTATTGCTCTTTCCTTCGATTATAATCAAAAACACAAACAAGAACTGAAATCTGCCAAAAAGATCACAAAACTTTTGGAAGTACCACATCTAATCCAAAAATTGAATCCTGAATTTTTCCAAGGTTCTTCTCTTACTGAAAAGAAGATCAAGGTGCCTAAAAATTCTTTGGGTCATTCTGAGATCCCGAACACTTATGTTCCTGGAAGGAATATTTTGTTTTTATCTTTCGGAGTTTCTTTGGCAGAAGGAATCGGTGCCCAAAGACTCTATATTGGTGTGAATGCTTTGGATTATTCCGGTTATCCGGATTGCAGACCTGAATTTATAAAAGCGTATTCAGACGCGATCCGTATTGGGACTAAAACCGGATCGGAAGGTCATCCTCTCGAGATCTGTACACCTTTGCAGTTCTTAGATAAAAAAGAGATCGTGTTATTGGGTTCTAAACTTGGTGTTCCGTTTTCTATGACTCATTCTTGCTATGATCCCGTCGGAGGCAAACCCTGCGGAAAATGCGACTCCTGCTTGCTTCGAAAAAAGGGTTTTCAGGAAGCAGGCGTCCCGGAAAAGTGA
- a CDS encoding NAD(P) transhydrogenase subunit alpha, which translates to MEQFVSYLTIFLIAVFVGIEVINRIPPLLHTPLMSGSNAISGITVIGAILTLHTTNHWIIQVLGFIAIVAATVNVIGGFVVTHRMLGMFKKKD; encoded by the coding sequence ATGGAACAGTTCGTAAGCTACCTGACGATATTTTTAATCGCAGTGTTCGTAGGAATCGAGGTCATCAACCGTATTCCACCTCTATTACATACCCCACTTATGTCAGGCTCTAACGCCATTTCGGGGATTACAGTCATCGGAGCGATCTTAACTCTTCATACTACAAATCATTGGATTATTCAAGTATTAGGATTTATCGCAATCGTTGCAGCAACCGTCAACGTGATCGGAGGGTTCGTAGTAACTCACCGTATGTTGGGAATGTTCAAGAAAAAGGATTAA